A region from the Irregularibacter muris genome encodes:
- a CDS encoding thiamine pyrophosphate-dependent dehydrogenase E1 component subunit alpha, translating into MAMNQDILLEIYKRMNEARAFEEKVSYFFARGMVHGTTHLSVGEEASGVASCMALHDDDLITSTHRGHSQVIGKGVDLNKMMAELLGKTTGYCKGKGGSMHIADVERGNLGANGVVGGGHGIATGAALTQQMKNTGKVVMCFFGDGATNEGSFHENINLASVWKLPVIYFCENNLYGMSVSIEKSMNITDIAIRAKSYGIPGYTIDGNDAVEVYETVKKAAEYCRSGKGPVLIESKTYRYLGHSKSDANAYRTKEEIAQWRKNDPIKRLKAYMIENNISTEEALTAIEEKAREDIEAAVEFANNSPNPSLDTITEDVYA; encoded by the coding sequence ATGGCCATGAATCAGGACATATTACTGGAAATTTACAAACGTATGAATGAAGCTAGAGCCTTCGAAGAAAAGGTAAGTTATTTCTTTGCTCGAGGTATGGTGCATGGTACTACGCACCTCTCAGTAGGTGAAGAAGCCTCAGGGGTGGCATCTTGTATGGCGCTCCATGATGATGACCTTATCACCTCTACCCATAGAGGGCATAGTCAAGTAATTGGTAAGGGTGTAGATTTAAATAAGATGATGGCAGAACTTCTAGGAAAAACTACAGGGTATTGTAAGGGCAAGGGGGGATCCATGCATATTGCCGATGTGGAAAGAGGAAATCTTGGTGCCAATGGTGTTGTCGGAGGGGGACATGGTATAGCCACAGGTGCTGCTTTAACTCAGCAGATGAAAAATACTGGAAAAGTTGTTATGTGTTTTTTTGGAGATGGAGCCACCAATGAAGGAAGTTTTCATGAAAATATAAACCTAGCCTCGGTATGGAAATTACCAGTTATTTATTTCTGTGAAAATAACCTTTATGGAATGTCAGTGTCTATAGAAAAGTCAATGAATATCACAGATATTGCCATAAGAGCAAAATCCTATGGCATACCTGGGTATACGATCGATGGCAATGATGCTGTGGAAGTATATGAAACAGTAAAAAAAGCCGCCGAATATTGTAGAAGTGGAAAGGGACCAGTACTTATTGAAAGTAAGACCTATAGATATTTAGGCCACTCCAAAAGTGATGCCAATGCCTATAGAACCAAAGAAGAAATAGCTCAGTGGAGAAAAAATGATCCCATAAAAAGATTAAAGGCATATATGATAGAAAACAATATCTCCACAGAAGAAGCTTTAACAGCTATAGAAGAGA
- a CDS encoding class II aldolase/adducin family protein — protein MFEKEKKEMVEAGKKLDRYGLIALSGGNLSWRMPTGEILITPSGMIYEEMVPSDVLVVDLDGNILEGTRKASVDTVALLYIYQKRRDVNAVIHTHQPYATAIGLVENEIVCNLTTLANATRGSVKVAPYTSAASLEMGVAAVDYLGDQLAVVLKHHGVIAIGDSLKQALYACVYLEEAAKTITMARSFKKEMALLKQEEIDIAVEIFNRYGQDKK, from the coding sequence ATGTTTGAAAAAGAAAAAAAAGAGATGGTTGAAGCTGGTAAAAAGTTAGATAGATATGGTTTAATAGCTCTTTCCGGTGGAAATTTAAGTTGGAGAATGCCTACCGGTGAAATTTTAATAACCCCTAGTGGAATGATTTATGAAGAAATGGTTCCTTCGGATGTACTTGTTGTTGACCTTGATGGAAATATTTTAGAAGGAACTAGAAAAGCTAGTGTAGATACGGTAGCACTTTTGTATATTTACCAAAAAAGACGAGATGTAAATGCTGTCATCCATACCCACCAACCCTATGCAACAGCTATTGGATTAGTAGAAAATGAAATAGTGTGTAATTTAACTACTTTGGCAAATGCTACCCGTGGATCGGTAAAAGTAGCTCCTTATACTTCAGCTGCTAGTTTAGAAATGGGAGTAGCTGCTGTAGATTATTTAGGAGATCAATTAGCGGTAGTATTAAAACATCATGGTGTCATTGCTATTGGAGACTCATTAAAACAAGCTTTATATGCTTGTGTTTATCTAGAAGAAGCCGCTAAAACCATAACAATGGCACGATCCTTTAAGAAAGAAATGGCTTTATTAAAACAAGAAGAAATTGATATTGCAGTAGAAATTTTCAATCGTTATGGGCAAGATAAAAAATAG
- a CDS encoding PTS galactitol transporter subunit IIC → MDTVISFFQFVQGLGVAVFMPIVLTVLGCILGASFGKSLRAGLTVGIGFIGLNLVINSLLGVNLAPAVQQMVERFGLRLSVIDVGWPASAAIAMASTVGLTIIPVGLLVNIVMLLTNTTQTVNVDIWDYWHFAFTGALVAILTDSILLGIITAVINMVIIMVLGDYTAPKVEESLGLPGVSLPHGFTTAYAPIAMLFNKIIDMIPGINKIDINMDNVQKRFGVFGEPILVGTVLGFIIGIFAGYGVTEVLTLGVSLGAVLVLIPKMAALLMEGLIPISDMASEFIQNKFKNRGKIYIGLDSAVGVGHPITLAISFILVPLTIFLAIIIPGNEVLPFADLAVIPWMFVLITPIVKENGFRGILIGVVCLAVGLLIATDLAPLITQAAVNANFQMPAGATMISSICDGANPLTWIIVRLHNWGYFGTVIAGAVAIAMAVWNRMRIKKEAALLHHE, encoded by the coding sequence ATGGATACAGTTATTAGTTTCTTCCAATTCGTTCAAGGATTAGGTGTAGCTGTATTTATGCCTATTGTTCTAACGGTGTTAGGATGTATATTGGGAGCAAGTTTTGGTAAAAGTTTGAGAGCTGGACTGACTGTGGGGATAGGTTTTATAGGTCTAAACTTGGTCATTAACAGCTTATTAGGTGTAAATTTAGCGCCAGCCGTTCAACAAATGGTTGAACGTTTTGGACTGCGTTTATCTGTAATTGATGTTGGTTGGCCAGCATCTGCAGCAATTGCTATGGCTTCTACTGTGGGTCTAACCATTATACCTGTAGGTCTGTTAGTGAATATTGTTATGCTCCTTACCAACACAACTCAAACGGTTAATGTTGATATTTGGGATTATTGGCATTTTGCTTTTACTGGGGCATTGGTTGCCATTTTAACAGATAGTATTCTATTGGGCATTATTACTGCAGTGATCAATATGGTGATTATTATGGTTCTAGGAGATTATACTGCTCCAAAGGTAGAAGAATCTTTAGGCTTGCCTGGAGTTTCACTGCCACATGGTTTTACGACTGCCTATGCACCTATTGCTATGTTATTTAATAAAATCATTGATATGATTCCTGGGATCAATAAGATTGATATCAATATGGATAATGTGCAAAAAAGATTTGGCGTATTTGGGGAGCCTATTTTAGTAGGGACGGTTTTAGGATTCATCATTGGTATATTTGCTGGATATGGGGTAACAGAGGTTTTAACATTGGGGGTGTCCCTAGGGGCTGTGCTTGTGTTGATCCCTAAAATGGCAGCACTTTTAATGGAAGGCTTAATACCCATCAGTGATATGGCCAGTGAATTTATTCAAAATAAATTTAAAAATCGTGGGAAGATATATATTGGTTTAGATTCCGCAGTTGGTGTGGGTCATCCTATAACATTGGCAATTTCTTTCATATTAGTTCCACTTACAATTTTTTTAGCGATAATCATTCCCGGAAATGAAGTTTTGCCCTTTGCTGATTTAGCAGTTATTCCTTGGATGTTTGTTTTGATTACGCCAATTGTAAAAGAAAATGGATTCCGAGGGATTTTAATCGGTGTGGTATGTTTAGCTGTAGGACTACTAATTGCAACGGATTTAGCTCCCTTAATCACTCAAGCTGCTGTAAATGCTAACTTCCAAATGCCTGCTGGGGCTACAATGATTTCATCCATTTGTGATGGTGCAAATCCATTAACCTGGATAATTGTTCGACTACACAATTGGGGATATTTTGGTACTGTAATCGCTGGTGCTGTTGCAATAGCTATGGCTGTTTGGAATAGAATGCGTATTAAAAAAGAAGCTGCTTTATTACATCATGAATAG
- a CDS encoding PTS sugar transporter subunit IIB — MKNILLACGSGICTSTAVRNKVAQILDEHGYKGKYKITQCKVAETPAMSSNYDFLISTTMVPKELKCPFVPGVCFLTNVNTQPSIDKILELMEK; from the coding sequence ATGAAGAATATTTTATTAGCTTGTGGATCAGGTATCTGTACTTCAACAGCAGTGCGTAACAAGGTTGCTCAAATTTTAGATGAGCATGGGTATAAAGGCAAATATAAAATTACTCAATGTAAAGTAGCAGAAACCCCAGCCATGTCTTCTAACTATGATTTTTTAATTTCCACAACCATGGTGCCTAAAGAATTAAAATGTCCATTTGTCCCTGGGGTATGCTTTTTAACCAATGTAAATACACAACCATCAATTGATAAAATTCTAGAGTTAATGGAAAAATAA
- a CDS encoding PTS sugar transporter subunit IIA, whose translation MSNILNDIKVSPSLVFMDIFDETDKKIIEKLSTHLFNQGLVKKSYIQAILKREEVFPTGLQCEDIGVAIPHTDPEHVLTQSIAIGILKEPVLFRQMGSNDIEVPVQIVLMLAVKEPQKQIGFLQELMGLLQQKKTFITLLGCKSQQEAVDKFNDFFEKRK comes from the coding sequence GTGTCCAATATATTAAATGACATAAAAGTGTCTCCAAGTCTAGTTTTTATGGATATTTTTGACGAGACAGATAAAAAAATTATAGAGAAATTAAGTACACATTTATTTAACCAAGGACTTGTAAAAAAAAGTTATATTCAAGCCATTTTAAAAAGAGAGGAGGTATTTCCTACCGGATTACAATGTGAAGACATTGGAGTAGCTATTCCTCATACTGACCCAGAACATGTTTTAACACAATCTATTGCAATTGGTATTTTAAAAGAACCCGTGTTATTTAGGCAAATGGGATCAAATGATATCGAGGTTCCTGTACAAATTGTTCTTATGCTAGCCGTGAAAGAGCCTCAAAAACAAATTGGCTTTTTACAGGAGTTAATGGGCCTCTTGCAGCAAAAGAAAACATTTATTACATTATTAGGCTGTAAAAGCCAACAAGAGGCAGTGGATAAATTTAATGATTTTTTTGAGAAAAGAAAATGA
- a CDS encoding BglG family transcription antiterminator, translating into MEQLKSRQIQLYQLLCKEEGYIATKYFSEYLDVSNKTVYNDIEILNRELKKYNLYIEKTPRKGLKLNGREEDKSNFEKSCIYYSEKTEYYSPRNRRLNILKKSILEDKIVDLEDLENTFFVTCASLRGDIEELNKSFNPYDVIIKTHKNKIILVGNEQNLQRAYGKYLLQEIFNKDSHVDLNGIEYIFHEFIKDHFDLSIISLSKANINHLVEINNRKISDYYIKSLYLVILIFLTRIKLNKHICYESKDISELEPYLLTIDLINDFEKHLGFQFTDSDTRYLNSQLFAHGIEPVIKTINMCVQYEHVVKTMIKNMSELLEIDLTKDIKLEESLLSHLPPMILRSKKGIHIHNPLLNEIKKQYIVLFSLTWYVTSDLEKKYGIALDDNEISFLLIHFQVSLEKRHGFIFKNIVIVCPRGLATSELVFNKVRQILPNKDNIYSMTENELYSTDLTGVDLIITTVRLKPLRQNIPIIQVAPLVTDQDVSTILNTYSNINTNINQLRPNHTKLDFNKFSKFMDQQFIFCNLDFKNKRDCLDLLISNLEKKDRVYPYFRASIYEREEMGDTSVYTGVAIPHAFPDTVKKSTLTIATLKRPINWGAHCVSVVFLIAVANEDVSQLKELFSSLMALIESPEIIDSIKAVGSKKELLCILQSRGEISY; encoded by the coding sequence TTGGAACAATTGAAGTCTAGACAAATACAATTGTATCAATTGCTATGCAAAGAGGAGGGATATATTGCTACAAAATATTTTAGCGAGTATTTAGATGTCTCTAATAAAACCGTTTATAACGATATAGAAATTTTAAATAGGGAGTTGAAAAAATACAATTTGTATATCGAAAAAACTCCACGAAAAGGCTTGAAACTAAATGGAAGAGAAGAAGATAAAAGCAATTTTGAAAAGAGTTGTATTTATTACAGTGAAAAAACAGAATATTACAGTCCTAGAAACAGAAGGCTGAATATATTAAAAAAATCTATTCTAGAAGATAAAATTGTAGATTTAGAAGATTTAGAAAACACTTTTTTCGTTACTTGTGCATCATTAAGAGGTGATATAGAAGAGTTAAATAAATCGTTTAATCCCTATGATGTGATCATAAAAACCCATAAAAATAAAATTATTCTAGTAGGAAATGAACAAAATTTACAAAGAGCCTATGGGAAATATTTGCTGCAAGAAATATTTAATAAGGATAGTCATGTAGATTTAAATGGTATTGAATATATATTTCATGAATTCATAAAGGATCATTTTGACCTGAGTATTATCTCACTTTCTAAAGCAAATATTAATCATTTAGTAGAAATTAATAATCGAAAAATTTCAGATTACTATATAAAATCCTTATATTTAGTCATTTTAATTTTTCTAACGCGAATTAAATTAAATAAACACATATGTTATGAATCGAAAGACATAAGCGAGTTAGAACCTTATTTATTGACAATAGACTTAATAAATGATTTTGAAAAGCATCTAGGTTTTCAATTTACAGATAGTGATACGAGATATTTAAATAGTCAACTTTTTGCCCATGGAATTGAACCTGTAATAAAAACCATTAATATGTGTGTCCAATATGAGCATGTCGTAAAAACAATGATAAAAAATATGAGTGAACTATTGGAAATTGACTTAACGAAAGATATTAAACTAGAAGAATCCTTATTATCTCATCTGCCTCCAATGATTTTAAGATCGAAAAAGGGAATTCATATTCACAACCCCCTACTCAATGAAATAAAAAAACAATACATTGTATTATTCTCATTGACTTGGTACGTAACAAGCGATTTAGAAAAAAAATATGGCATTGCCTTAGATGACAATGAAATCTCATTTTTATTGATTCATTTTCAAGTTTCATTAGAAAAAAGGCATGGTTTTATTTTTAAAAATATAGTGATTGTTTGTCCTAGGGGGTTAGCAACATCAGAATTAGTATTTAACAAAGTCAGACAAATTCTCCCGAATAAAGATAACATCTACTCTATGACAGAAAATGAATTATATTCTACAGATTTAACAGGTGTAGACTTAATCATCACTACTGTTAGATTAAAGCCTTTAAGACAAAACATTCCTATTATACAAGTAGCACCATTGGTAACAGATCAAGATGTATCCACAATCCTAAACACCTATTCAAATATTAATACAAATATTAATCAATTAAGACCAAATCATACAAAATTAGATTTTAATAAGTTTAGTAAGTTTATGGATCAACAATTTATTTTCTGTAATTTGGACTTTAAAAATAAAAGAGATTGTCTGGATTTATTAATTAGCAATTTAGAAAAAAAAGACAGGGTTTATCCCTATTTCCGTGCATCTATATATGAAAGAGAAGAGATGGGTGACACCAGTGTATATACAGGAGTGGCTATACCACACGCATTCCCAGACACTGTAAAGAAAAGCACTCTTACCATTGCAACTTTAAAAAGACCAATAAATTGGGGAGCTCATTGTGTAAGTGTGGTATTCTTGATTGCTGTTGCAAATGAGGATGTTTCACAATTAAAAGAGTTATTTTCGAGTTTAATGGCCTTAATTGAATCACCAGAAATAATAGATAGTATAAAAGCAGTTGGGAGTAAAAAAGAATTACTTTGTATTTTACAAAGTAGAGGAGAGATAAGCTATTAG
- the rpiB gene encoding ribose 5-phosphate isomerase B, with protein sequence MRIAIGCDEAGIQLKDTLRDHVASKGYEIVDFGINEGEVVLYPDKAKEIAEAVAKGEFDRGIIICGTGIGMAITANKVPGIRASVAHDVFSAERLVKSNNAQIITLGQRVIGPESAKTVIDAWLVSEFQGGGSLSKVERMIEIDKEYR encoded by the coding sequence ATGCGAATAGCTATTGGTTGTGACGAGGCAGGAATACAATTAAAGGACACTTTAAGGGATCATGTAGCGAGTAAAGGCTATGAAATCGTAGACTTTGGAATCAATGAAGGAGAAGTCGTTCTCTATCCTGATAAGGCAAAGGAAATCGCAGAAGCAGTAGCCAAAGGGGAATTTGATCGAGGAATCATTATCTGTGGCACAGGTATAGGCATGGCCATAACCGCTAATAAAGTACCAGGTATACGTGCCTCAGTGGCCCATGACGTGTTTTCAGCAGAAAGATTAGTAAAAAGCAATAATGCTCAAATCATTACCCTAGGCCAGAGAGTCATTGGACCAGAAAGTGCAAAAACCGTAATTGATGCATGGCTGGTATCAGAATTCCAAGGGGGAGGATCCTTGTCCAAGGTAGAAAGAATGATTGAGATTGATAAGGAGTATAGATAA
- a CDS encoding NAD(P)H-dependent oxidoreductase — protein MLGLNTKLKQRQEAGKPINTGLVGAGQMGKGMVSQMMLMKGMTPGLVIDINVDNAVEAYTLAGISREDIVVAKNLSQLNEALEKGKFVASDNAELAAKANLIDVVVDATGVPDVGAKIAMDSIFNKKHIVMLNVETDVVIGPLLKQMADSAGVIYTGSAGDEPGSVKELYDFADGMGFDIVAIGKGKNNPVNLRANPENVYEQATKSGVSPKMLTSFKDGTKTMVEMTAMANATGYIPDIRGGHAPSASVNELPGIFQLKEQGGILNKYKIVDYVNGVAPGVFIIVTTELPQIHHEMQYLSMGAGPNYVLYRPYHLTSLETPLSAARAVLYHEPTIVPMGGKPIAETITVAKKDLKAGEMLDGIGGFTVYGTIDTYEKAKGENAVPLGLITKNTKLIKDVKEGQLITYDMIELDTSTLIYKLRNLQETLIG, from the coding sequence ATGTTAGGATTAAATACAAAGCTCAAGCAGCGCCAAGAGGCAGGAAAACCAATTAACACAGGCCTTGTAGGGGCTGGACAAATGGGTAAGGGTATGGTAAGTCAGATGATGTTGATGAAGGGGATGACACCTGGCCTAGTCATTGATATTAATGTGGACAATGCTGTAGAAGCCTACACTTTGGCTGGAATAAGTAGAGAGGATATTGTGGTTGCAAAAAATCTGTCTCAACTCAATGAAGCCCTAGAAAAAGGAAAATTTGTGGCATCTGACAATGCAGAACTAGCCGCTAAGGCCAATCTAATAGATGTTGTAGTAGATGCAACAGGAGTACCCGATGTAGGGGCAAAGATTGCCATGGACTCCATTTTTAACAAAAAACATATTGTTATGTTAAATGTAGAAACCGACGTAGTTATTGGACCTCTTCTTAAACAAATGGCCGATAGTGCTGGGGTAATTTATACAGGATCTGCGGGAGATGAGCCTGGTTCAGTAAAAGAGCTTTATGATTTTGCTGATGGTATGGGATTTGATATTGTAGCCATTGGGAAAGGAAAAAACAATCCTGTTAATCTAAGGGCCAACCCTGAAAATGTTTATGAGCAAGCCACAAAATCTGGAGTAAGTCCCAAGATGTTGACTTCTTTTAAAGACGGCACAAAAACTATGGTAGAGATGACAGCCATGGCCAATGCCACAGGATATATTCCCGACATACGGGGAGGGCATGCACCTAGTGCAAGTGTAAATGAACTGCCAGGAATTTTCCAACTAAAGGAGCAAGGTGGAATTTTAAATAAATATAAAATAGTGGATTATGTAAATGGAGTAGCTCCAGGAGTATTTATTATTGTCACCACAGAACTACCACAAATTCACCACGAAATGCAGTATCTGAGTATGGGCGCTGGACCTAATTATGTATTATATCGTCCTTATCATCTAACAAGCTTGGAAACGCCACTATCTGCTGCTAGGGCTGTGCTTTATCATGAACCTACCATAGTACCTATGGGGGGGAAACCTATCGCAGAAACCATTACAGTAGCCAAAAAAGATCTAAAGGCTGGGGAAATGCTAGATGGTATTGGCGGATTTACCGTATACGGGACCATTGACACCTATGAAAAAGCTAAGGGAGAAAATGCTGTACCTTTAGGATTGATTACTAAAAATACAAAACTAATAAAAGATGTTAAAGAAGGACAATTGATCACCTATGATATGATTGAATTGGATACTTCAACTTTAATTTACAAACTTAGAAATCTCCAGGAGACACTAATTGGATAA
- a CDS encoding sugar-binding transcriptional regulator, translating to MKKISGDKMRDRQRDIRLLVRVAQMYYEEGANQAEIAEKLGISKATTSRILTEAREEGIVTITVNNPITHGYIGIEKEMEIRFGLKEVILIETNAEKPEDLRKELAKAGAKYLQRVIKTGQTIGVSMGHLLKELPSFVENYRTNKITFIPLLGGIGQTNIELHPNQIALELAKKFKAEYKLLHAPAIVDNFQVKELFTKDRYVQSILEMGEKVDIGLFGIGSPLINTSTLLESGYYSAEEIETLRREGAVGDICSQFVDAYGNGEQFEFNKRIIGIPLEKIREIPLAIGIAGHLERKEAILSVLRGNYIDVLIIDQLTAKAIIELDKKQRK from the coding sequence ATGAAAAAGATTTCAGGTGATAAAATGAGAGATAGGCAAAGAGATATTCGATTATTAGTGCGTGTGGCCCAAATGTATTATGAGGAAGGTGCTAATCAAGCAGAGATTGCGGAAAAGCTTGGCATTTCCAAGGCGACAACCTCTAGGATTTTGACAGAGGCAAGAGAAGAAGGCATAGTTACCATCACTGTGAATAACCCTATTACCCATGGGTACATAGGTATAGAAAAAGAAATGGAAATAAGATTTGGACTTAAAGAGGTCATATTGATAGAAACAAATGCTGAAAAACCCGAAGACCTTAGAAAGGAACTGGCAAAAGCTGGGGCAAAATATTTACAAAGGGTAATAAAAACAGGGCAGACCATTGGGGTATCTATGGGACATTTGCTTAAAGAACTCCCCTCCTTTGTAGAAAATTATCGTACCAATAAAATAACCTTTATCCCCTTACTAGGGGGGATAGGACAGACCAATATAGAACTTCATCCCAATCAAATTGCCCTGGAATTAGCAAAAAAATTTAAAGCGGAATACAAACTATTACATGCCCCCGCCATAGTAGATAATTTTCAGGTAAAAGAACTTTTTACAAAGGATCGCTATGTGCAATCCATATTGGAAATGGGAGAAAAAGTAGATATTGGACTATTTGGAATAGGATCGCCTCTCATTAATACATCGACTCTATTGGAAAGTGGATACTATAGTGCGGAAGAAATTGAAACCCTTAGAAGAGAGGGGGCTGTTGGCGATATTTGCTCCCAGTTTGTTGATGCCTATGGAAATGGAGAACAATTTGAATTTAATAAAAGAATTATTGGTATCCCTTTAGAAAAAATAAGAGAAATTCCATTAGCCATAGGAATCGCAGGCCATCTTGAAAGGAAAGAGGCCATTTTATCGGTATTAAGAGGGAATTATATCGATGTTTTGATTATAGATCAACTTACAGCAAAAGCCATTATAGAATTGGATAAAAAACAAAGAAAATAA
- the ispD gene encoding 2-C-methyl-D-erythritol 4-phosphate cytidylyltransferase: protein MSKPYVSAVIVAAGQGTRMKASTNKQYLMLKGKPILAHTLSVFEKSTLVDEVLVVVGEHEKSQCLQKVIKYYGYKKVKKLVTGGETRQQSMYNGLKEVNPRADIVITHDGARPLVHEYTIQTSIAETLIHKATVVGVPVKETIKIVDAKHFVENTPKRDVLWSVQTPQTFTYDLLMEAHQKALQEGFIGTDDGMLVERLGYPIKMIKGQYDNIKITTPEDLIIAESIINIRMR from the coding sequence ATGTCTAAACCATATGTGTCTGCGGTCATAGTTGCCGCAGGTCAGGGTACGAGAATGAAAGCCAGTACGAATAAACAATATTTAATGCTAAAGGGCAAGCCCATTTTAGCCCATACTTTATCAGTATTTGAAAAAAGTACGTTAGTCGATGAGGTTCTCGTGGTAGTGGGAGAACATGAAAAATCCCAGTGTCTACAAAAGGTTATAAAATATTATGGATATAAAAAAGTAAAAAAACTTGTTACTGGAGGGGAAACGCGTCAACAGTCTATGTACAATGGGTTAAAGGAGGTCAACCCTCGTGCAGATATTGTGATAACCCATGATGGAGCAAGACCACTGGTACATGAATATACCATACAAACAAGTATTGCAGAAACCCTAATTCATAAAGCCACAGTAGTAGGAGTCCCTGTTAAAGAAACAATCAAAATAGTTGATGCCAAACATTTTGTAGAAAATACACCAAAAAGAGATGTACTTTGGTCAGTCCAGACTCCTCAAACCTTTACTTATGACTTGTTGATGGAAGCTCACCAAAAAGCTCTACAAGAGGGCTTTATAGGTACTGACGATGGAATGTTGGTAGAGAGGCTGGGTTATCCAATAAAAATGATAAAAGGACAATACGACAATATCAAAATCACCACCCCTGAAGATCTAATCATTGCAGAATCTATTATAAATATCAGAATGAGATAG
- a CDS encoding PIN/TRAM domain-containing protein, which produces MVNKIIRGLLTIAGLVLGYQAMYYALRLIPIEETINMDLTYTIRITAYIVGAIIGGLILFLFSPKIINKGWQSTFTVEKSLERMPINEIILGAFGLIIGLVIASLISIPINNIPIPWVGNIISLIFYIVLGYLGINLAIKKRDDITNLSNVFKRSNRENKPSKHSGHGIPKVLDTSVIIDGRIFDICKTEFVEGPLIIPHFVLEELRHIADSSDALKRNRGRRGLDILNKIQKELEIPVEISEKDFPNIAEVDSKLLKLAQLLHGKVITNDYNLNKVAEFQGVSVLNINELANAVKPVVLPGEEMIVQVIKDGKESGQGIAYLDDGTMIVVDGGRKYVGETIDVIVTSVLQTAAGRMIFAKPKSASEKVS; this is translated from the coding sequence ATGGTAAACAAAATCATAAGAGGATTATTGACCATTGCAGGATTAGTTTTAGGATACCAAGCGATGTATTATGCTCTAAGATTAATTCCTATTGAAGAAACAATTAATATGGACCTAACTTATACAATACGGATTACAGCCTATATTGTAGGAGCGATTATTGGTGGCCTTATATTATTTTTATTTTCTCCTAAAATCATTAATAAGGGTTGGCAATCCACCTTTACCGTGGAAAAAAGTTTAGAAAGAATGCCCATTAATGAAATTATTCTTGGGGCCTTTGGATTAATTATTGGTCTTGTTATAGCGAGCTTAATCAGTATACCTATAAATAATATCCCCATACCTTGGGTAGGAAATATTATTTCTCTTATATTTTATATTGTATTAGGATATCTAGGGATAAACCTTGCTATTAAAAAAAGAGACGATATTACCAATCTTTCCAATGTCTTTAAAAGATCCAACAGAGAAAATAAACCTTCAAAACATAGTGGCCATGGTATTCCTAAAGTATTAGATACTAGCGTGATCATTGATGGTAGGATTTTTGATATTTGTAAAACAGAATTTGTAGAGGGGCCATTGATTATTCCCCACTTTGTTTTAGAAGAGTTAAGACATATTGCAGACTCTTCAGACGCATTAAAACGCAATAGAGGTAGACGAGGACTAGATATTTTAAATAAAATTCAAAAAGAATTAGAGATTCCTGTGGAGATTTCTGAAAAAGATTTTCCCAATATTGCAGAGGTAGACAGCAAATTATTAAAGTTAGCTCAGCTTCTACATGGAAAGGTAATCACCAACGACTATAATCTAAATAAGGTTGCTGAATTCCAAGGAGTAAGTGTGCTGAATATTAACGAACTGGCCAATGCAGTAAAACCAGTGGTATTACCAGGAGAAGAAATGATTGTACAAGTAATTAAGGATGGTAAAGAATCTGGACAGGGCATTGCCTATTTAGATGATGGAACAATGATTGTGGTGGATGGCGGCAGGAAGTATGTCGGAGAAACCATTGATGTCATCGTAACTAGTGTCTTACAAACAGCAGCAGGGAGAATGATTTTTGCTAAACCAAAATCAGCTTCTGAGAAAGTGTCCTAA